The proteins below are encoded in one region of Reichenbachiella sp. 5M10:
- a CDS encoding ATP-binding protein has protein sequence MRQNLLVAMFLFFGLSLAHGQDWSTAQQSKEATLDVYWYTSRPFIYQNTAGEFEGVEFEILQAFQDYLKNTHGLNLTLNWKKAENFSNVMEVVREADRANVIGVSAFSITEERKQFLDFTQSYLTDISVLVSSKGTPIVRSTDEISAMMNNMQAVTIRGTVYEKMLKDLQVRLGREFEIVYISSGQNILDVINEEDNRFGFIDLPIYLMQVKRGGELTRQNFFTVRGTGYGFILPQGSDWVIPFNAFLTDEESKKTFQPFISKYMGAELYSFIDELYSEEQLSTSILTKEKELQLALIKNANLRLAEEERSHRILVIGLSAVGVLLLAMSVLLIKYDKTMRQMTLQKGQIEEQQKDIQHKNEKLINRNVQLHALNEDKNHLVSILAHDLRSPLSQIVGLSNLMSSSSKRTPEEDATYLGHIHDAAERMNQMVSKILDREVLEGTQSPVLVERVDVRQVIGDIADRYGSVAQQKSICLETVLSSDSWLMTDHMLLFLVLENLVSNAIKFSPQGSVVGLEASQHEGRMIFVVRDQGPGFSEEDKSRMFHRFQKLSAQPTGNESSTGLGLSIVKKYVQDLQGKIWLESQPEEGSVFYVSLPIEPQES, from the coding sequence ATGCGTCAAAATCTGTTAGTAGCGATGTTTCTGTTTTTTGGGTTGAGCTTGGCTCATGGGCAAGATTGGAGTACTGCACAGCAATCCAAGGAAGCGACATTGGATGTGTACTGGTACACTTCGCGACCATTTATCTATCAAAACACTGCTGGAGAGTTCGAAGGTGTTGAGTTCGAGATTTTACAAGCCTTTCAGGATTATCTAAAAAATACGCATGGGCTGAATCTCACGCTCAATTGGAAAAAGGCAGAGAATTTTTCGAATGTCATGGAGGTAGTTCGAGAGGCGGACCGTGCCAATGTGATCGGGGTGTCTGCTTTTTCGATTACAGAAGAGCGAAAGCAGTTTTTAGATTTTACCCAATCGTATCTGACAGACATCTCGGTACTTGTGTCAAGCAAGGGGACTCCAATCGTAAGGAGTACTGATGAGATTTCGGCAATGATGAATAATATGCAGGCTGTGACTATCAGAGGGACAGTATATGAGAAAATGTTGAAGGATTTGCAAGTTCGCCTAGGCAGAGAGTTTGAAATCGTTTATATCAGTAGTGGACAGAATATTTTGGATGTCATCAATGAAGAGGACAATCGGTTTGGATTCATCGATCTTCCTATATACTTGATGCAGGTCAAGAGAGGGGGAGAGTTGACCAGACAAAATTTCTTCACCGTGAGAGGAACAGGTTATGGTTTTATTTTGCCGCAAGGTAGTGATTGGGTGATACCATTCAATGCTTTTTTGACTGATGAGGAGAGCAAAAAGACCTTTCAGCCCTTCATTTCTAAATATATGGGGGCCGAGCTTTATAGTTTTATTGATGAGCTGTACAGTGAGGAGCAATTGAGTACTTCTATCCTTACCAAGGAGAAGGAGTTGCAATTGGCGTTGATCAAAAATGCCAATCTACGCTTGGCTGAGGAGGAGCGCTCTCATCGTATATTGGTGATAGGTTTGTCGGCGGTAGGGGTCTTGCTATTGGCTATGTCAGTGTTGTTGATCAAGTATGACAAAACCATGCGGCAAATGACTCTTCAAAAAGGGCAAATCGAAGAACAACAAAAGGATATTCAACATAAAAATGAGAAACTGATCAATCGAAATGTGCAGTTGCATGCGCTCAATGAAGATAAAAACCATCTGGTCAGTATTTTGGCTCATGACTTGAGGTCCCCTTTGAGTCAGATAGTGGGGTTGTCCAATTTGATGTCAAGTTCTTCGAAGCGGACACCAGAGGAGGATGCTACATATTTGGGGCATATTCATGATGCGGCAGAACGCATGAATCAGATGGTGAGCAAAATACTGGATCGTGAAGTTTTAGAGGGGACTCAGAGCCCAGTACTGGTCGAGCGAGTGGATGTACGTCAGGTTATTGGAGATATAGCGGATCGGTACGGTAGTGTTGCCCAACAAAAGTCTATTTGTTTGGAGACTGTTTTGTCTAGTGATAGTTGGTTGATGACGGATCACATGTTATTATTTTTGGTATTGGAAAACCTTGTTTCCAATGCGATCAAGTTCTCACCACAAGGCAGTGTTGTAGGGTTGGAAGCAAGTCAGCATGAGGGGCGGATGATTTTTGTAGTGAGGGATCAGGGGCCTGGATTTTCGGAAGAGGACAAGAGCCGGATGTTTCATCGGTTTCAAAAGTTAAGTGCTCAGCCTACTGGGAATGAGTCTTCTACAGGGTTGGGGCTATCGATTGTGAAAAAGTACGTTCAAGACCTACAAGGAAAGATATGGCTTGAATCCCAACCGGAAGAGGGTAGTGTCTTTTATGTAAGTCTGCCAATCGAACCTCAAGAAAGCTAG
- a CDS encoding transmembrane 220 family protein: MKRKLFGSLYFLTFGVFAYLQFNDPDPVFWIAVYASLSLSALLHVIGISHTRVFQVISLILVAISCFYITGFVEYLSQPNKNEIIGEMVYQKSYIEETREFIGLWIAATASFHLSKT; encoded by the coding sequence ATGAAAAGAAAACTCTTTGGGTCCCTCTATTTTTTAACTTTCGGCGTCTTTGCCTATTTGCAGTTCAATGATCCCGATCCAGTATTTTGGATAGCAGTATATGCTAGCCTGTCGTTGTCTGCGCTTCTACATGTGATAGGAATCTCCCACACGCGAGTTTTTCAAGTCATCTCGCTCATTCTTGTCGCTATATCATGCTTCTACATTACTGGGTTCGTCGAATACCTCTCTCAGCCCAACAAAAATGAAATCATCGGTGAGATGGTCTACCAAAAATCCTACATCGAAGAGACGAGAGAATTCATCGGTTTGTGGATAGCGGCAACTGCAAGCTTCCATCTTTCCAAAACCTAA
- a CDS encoding TonB-dependent receptor yields the protein MRGLGVVLFVLLCTSIQAQNIEGMVRDLISGEPLVGATLHLDEQSGGAITDANGAFRIEKVAPGLHQLVVSYLGYEKHQEQNIWVKTGKTIYLTIDLTRQPGQLEELVVSANHPLTQMSSLEITEEKINRYAATYYDPARLLLASSDVMVTNDQNNQISVRGLSPELNVWRLEGVEIVNPNHLSNAGTFNDQPAATGGGVNILSAQLLDMSKFDIGQMDNSKNNAVAGLFDMNLRNGYAGHHQFTAQASVIGLDFSAEGPLAKNSRASYIANYRYSFTGLLGLMGVDFGGETIGFQDLSFNVNLPMKNKSNLKVFAFGGMSSNDFEATDPQDRKVQKDLYDIYYQGKTGGIGTTFQTPLGKNLNLSLTSVFSASQNKRDQTFAIDSPLVIQMLNYNHINQEIWANRLNTTLAMGRSTLHFGSALNYYHYYQDFSGEIYTPTTRKTMLLSPYLNWHLQVTSWLKLEFGTTYYYATLGDTQKDKLDYRGTLYIEGDHTAIALSAGKYTQLNQPNAYYLRYREDSPMEIQFFDFTESYRYLASLAQSIGKLTLHVEGFYYYFPKIWQYSYYSYALPWTFATYQAQTTGVSLSAEGSTPQFYYLVSGTMFNSTFDETQDNPYNIKYSYSGVLGKKWSFPKLDQDRQLGINIKAIYQGGTRQYSYEQDTYDYKSQLNNYARLDIRVQWTTSKKKSTRTWAIDIQNLTNRENEAYQYYDNVTKQVEMTYQLGMLPILTYRIEF from the coding sequence ATGAGGGGATTAGGCGTGGTGCTTTTCGTACTTCTTTGTACGTCAATTCAAGCACAAAACATAGAGGGCATGGTCCGTGATCTCATCAGTGGTGAGCCACTTGTCGGTGCGACTCTACACTTGGATGAGCAATCAGGAGGAGCAATCACGGATGCAAACGGAGCCTTTCGTATAGAAAAGGTAGCTCCGGGGCTACATCAGCTTGTCGTTTCCTATCTAGGGTATGAAAAACACCAAGAACAAAACATATGGGTCAAAACTGGAAAAACAATCTATCTAACGATTGATTTGACCCGACAACCGGGCCAACTCGAAGAATTGGTCGTGTCTGCCAATCACCCACTCACCCAAATGTCTTCGCTGGAAATCACCGAAGAGAAAATCAATCGCTACGCGGCTACCTACTACGATCCGGCCCGACTCCTCTTGGCCAGCTCAGACGTGATGGTCACCAACGACCAAAATAACCAAATATCCGTACGAGGACTCTCGCCAGAACTCAACGTATGGAGACTCGAAGGGGTAGAAATTGTCAACCCCAACCACCTATCCAATGCCGGCACCTTCAACGATCAGCCTGCTGCAACAGGTGGTGGAGTCAATATCCTCAGCGCACAACTGCTAGACATGTCTAAGTTTGACATAGGACAAATGGACAACTCCAAAAACAATGCTGTCGCTGGGCTATTCGACATGAATCTACGCAACGGTTATGCGGGGCATCATCAATTCACCGCACAAGCCTCTGTCATTGGTTTGGATTTTAGCGCCGAAGGCCCCCTTGCCAAAAATAGCCGTGCCAGTTACATCGCCAACTACCGTTACTCGTTCACTGGACTACTTGGACTCATGGGCGTAGATTTTGGGGGTGAGACGATTGGGTTTCAAGACCTTTCTTTCAACGTCAACCTTCCTATGAAAAACAAAAGCAATCTCAAAGTATTTGCCTTTGGTGGAATGAGCAGCAATGACTTTGAAGCAACCGACCCGCAAGACCGAAAAGTACAAAAAGATCTTTACGACATCTATTATCAAGGCAAAACGGGAGGTATCGGCACCACTTTCCAGACACCATTGGGCAAAAACCTCAACTTATCCTTGACCTCTGTCTTCTCTGCCTCTCAAAACAAACGAGACCAAACCTTCGCAATTGATAGCCCTTTGGTCATCCAAATGTTGAATTACAATCACATCAACCAAGAAATTTGGGCCAACCGTCTGAATACAACACTAGCCATGGGCAGGTCTACGTTACATTTTGGCAGTGCATTGAACTACTACCATTATTACCAAGACTTTAGCGGAGAGATATACACCCCGACCACACGCAAGACCATGCTACTCAGCCCCTATCTAAACTGGCACTTGCAAGTCACATCTTGGCTCAAGTTAGAATTTGGAACAACCTACTACTACGCCACGTTGGGTGATACTCAGAAAGACAAACTCGACTACCGAGGTACGCTGTACATAGAGGGTGATCATACGGCCATAGCCCTGAGTGCAGGTAAGTATACGCAACTCAACCAACCCAATGCGTATTATCTACGCTACCGCGAAGACTCCCCCATGGAAATCCAATTTTTCGACTTCACAGAAAGCTACCGCTACCTCGCTAGCCTTGCTCAATCCATAGGTAAGCTCACCCTGCATGTCGAAGGCTTCTATTACTATTTCCCAAAAATCTGGCAATACTCCTACTATAGCTATGCGTTGCCCTGGACCTTTGCCACGTATCAAGCACAAACAACTGGGGTCAGCCTATCCGCCGAAGGCAGTACACCACAGTTTTACTACCTAGTCAGCGGCACCATGTTCAATTCCACCTTTGACGAAACCCAAGACAATCCATACAACATCAAATACTCTTACAGTGGTGTATTAGGCAAAAAATGGAGCTTTCCCAAATTAGATCAAGATCGACAATTGGGCATCAACATCAAAGCAATCTATCAAGGTGGCACACGCCAGTATTCTTATGAACAGGACACCTATGACTACAAAAGCCAGCTCAACAACTATGCACGACTCGATATCCGAGTCCAATGGACCACTAGCAAAAAGAAATCCACACGAACATGGGCTATCGATATTCAGAACCTCACCAATCGAGAGAATGAAGCCTACCAATACTATGACAATGTCACCAAGCAGGTTGAAATGACCTACCAACTTGGGATGTTGCCCATACTCACGTATAGAATCGAATTTTGA
- a CDS encoding sugar phosphate isomerase/epimerase: MTDSTRGKSNFSILVLALLTLCYSCSSPQENKQEATLHTAQAPSGIGLQLYTLRDSMSVSPKETLQRVAKLGYTQIELADYKEGRFYGFEPKDFTRIAKSYGLTPVSAHIGIEALRSKPELVISSCKVAGISYVVLPWLQEEERQNIEQYKEHVALMNRIGKMCSEAGLKFAYHNHAFEFESIDGEVPMDIIMEGTNPEHVKMELDLYWISKAGFDPVTYLQKYPGRFTMWHVKDMDDTPDQNFTEVGNGTIDYQAIFELIESSDLEYFFVEQDQSSNPLGSIETSIQYLKKTLLTQ, translated from the coding sequence ATGACTGATTCAACACGAGGAAAATCAAACTTCTCCATACTCGTTCTAGCCCTATTGACCTTGTGCTACAGCTGCAGTTCGCCCCAAGAAAACAAGCAGGAAGCTACTCTACATACTGCCCAGGCCCCATCAGGTATTGGACTCCAACTCTACACCCTGCGTGACTCAATGTCTGTCAGTCCCAAGGAAACCCTTCAGCGTGTTGCAAAGTTAGGCTATACTCAAATCGAGCTCGCGGACTACAAAGAGGGTAGATTTTATGGATTTGAGCCAAAAGATTTCACTCGGATTGCCAAAAGCTACGGGCTCACACCAGTCAGTGCCCATATAGGTATCGAAGCACTGCGTAGCAAACCCGAACTCGTCATCTCCTCTTGCAAAGTAGCTGGGATCTCTTATGTCGTCCTACCATGGCTTCAAGAAGAAGAACGTCAAAATATCGAGCAATACAAGGAACACGTTGCACTCATGAACCGAATCGGGAAAATGTGCAGTGAGGCAGGGTTGAAGTTCGCCTACCACAACCATGCCTTTGAGTTTGAAAGCATAGATGGAGAAGTGCCAATGGACATCATCATGGAAGGCACCAATCCAGAGCATGTCAAAATGGAGCTCGATCTCTATTGGATCTCCAAAGCAGGGTTTGATCCCGTCACTTACCTCCAAAAGTACCCCGGTAGATTTACCATGTGGCATGTCAAAGACATGGATGATACCCCCGACCAAAACTTCACAGAAGTAGGTAACGGAACAATTGACTATCAAGCAATATTCGAACTAATAGAATCGAGTGACTTGGAGTACTTTTTCGTCGAACAAGATCAATCTAGCAATCCACTCGGCAGCATCGAGACATCCATCCAATATCTCAAAAAAACACTCCTGACACAGTAA
- a CDS encoding PQQ-dependent sugar dehydrogenase codes for MKTHALLMLVLGTILASCHTQIYDENSLPDEHRFTQEVFLKNLNEPVELDILPNGQILFVERKGSIKLYDPEKMSMVTTDSLPVHDGFEDGLMGLALDPNYRTNHWIYLYYSPIGEEPKQHLSRFVFDQNGLSDEKIMLVVPTQRDVCCHTGGSIEFGPDGLLYLSTGDDTNPFQSKGYAPIDDDREGFKAFDARRTSSNTNDLRGKILRIKPELDGSYSIPEGNLFVDDNPKTRPEIYVMGCRNPYRITVDQTRNWLFWGDVGPDAGDNDSIRGPRGHDEMNVAMTPGYYGWPLFVGDNKPYADWNFTTQESEGYFDPKKPINTSKYNTGISNLPLPRPAMIFYPYSTSPEFPQLATGGRTAMTGPVFYTQEGMNKKTGFPSYFDQRLFIYDWMRDWIFTIQVDESGSPSDFQPFTPSSEYSNIIDMAFGQDGKLYILEYGTAWFKQNEDARLSRISFDRGNRTPVMKVNVSTNHGSSPLTVTLDASQSIDYDQDDLDYVWKIGEEEFESPSITYTFEENGIYYPRLTLRDPAGHTLMEQFKIEVGNDAPHIDIAIQGNQTFYWPNRPIRYEVTVTDPQDGQSGKEIARDEINFDILYMDGFDQAQVLGHQMPVTSGETLISKSDCMSCHKIDGVSVGPSFVEVAQRYKNDDNAMDYLGAKIIKGGSGAWGDHSMSAHPDFTQEEVQSMVEYVLSLGEAPKEKKALKGTFEADPIENKKTIVLSAQYTDRGAKGLSPIAKTLSVPLQSNLMKASKADSLHEAQMNNKGIHRIYDQGFVRYKDIDLTDIEAIVFQSKKITALPVTLSVRLGSATGPEIGTMSFDTDPMQQLTIQPTTGKQDLYMVFNSSDKENNLLQIRTLKFIPND; via the coding sequence ATGAAAACACATGCCCTATTGATGCTCGTGCTAGGCACGATTCTAGCATCTTGCCACACCCAAATCTACGATGAGAACTCCCTGCCAGATGAACACCGATTCACACAAGAAGTGTTTCTCAAAAACCTCAACGAACCAGTAGAATTAGACATCTTGCCCAATGGACAAATCCTGTTCGTCGAGCGCAAGGGCAGCATCAAACTCTACGACCCTGAAAAAATGTCGATGGTGACAACAGACAGTCTCCCTGTACACGATGGGTTCGAAGACGGACTCATGGGGCTCGCTCTGGACCCAAATTATCGTACCAACCATTGGATATACCTTTATTATTCACCGATAGGCGAAGAACCGAAGCAGCATCTGTCTCGATTCGTTTTTGATCAAAACGGACTCTCTGACGAAAAAATCATGCTCGTTGTCCCAACACAACGTGACGTGTGCTGCCATACAGGAGGATCGATCGAGTTTGGTCCTGACGGGCTACTCTACCTCTCTACCGGTGACGACACCAACCCTTTCCAATCCAAAGGCTATGCCCCCATTGACGATGACCGTGAGGGATTCAAAGCTTTTGATGCGCGCCGTACCTCATCCAACACCAACGACCTTAGGGGGAAAATCCTACGTATCAAACCCGAACTCGACGGCAGCTATTCTATTCCTGAAGGCAACCTCTTCGTCGACGACAACCCCAAAACCCGACCTGAGATCTATGTGATGGGTTGTAGAAATCCCTACCGCATCACCGTCGACCAAACAAGAAACTGGTTGTTTTGGGGAGATGTCGGGCCAGATGCAGGAGACAATGACAGTATACGCGGCCCGAGAGGTCACGACGAAATGAACGTAGCGATGACACCCGGCTACTACGGCTGGCCGCTATTCGTCGGAGACAACAAGCCTTATGCAGATTGGAACTTCACCACTCAGGAAAGTGAAGGCTACTTTGATCCCAAAAAGCCCATCAACACCTCCAAATACAACACGGGTATTTCTAATCTCCCCCTACCAAGGCCAGCCATGATTTTTTACCCGTACTCAACTAGCCCTGAGTTTCCTCAGTTGGCTACAGGAGGCCGTACGGCGATGACAGGCCCCGTCTTTTATACCCAAGAAGGTATGAATAAGAAAACAGGGTTTCCCTCTTACTTTGACCAGCGTCTCTTCATTTATGATTGGATGCGCGACTGGATATTCACCATTCAGGTTGACGAATCAGGTTCCCCCTCAGACTTTCAACCCTTTACTCCAAGTAGTGAGTACAGCAACATCATAGACATGGCCTTTGGACAGGACGGTAAACTCTACATCCTCGAATACGGCACGGCATGGTTCAAACAAAATGAAGACGCTCGCCTGAGTCGTATTAGCTTCGATCGAGGCAACCGAACACCTGTCATGAAAGTCAACGTATCAACCAACCACGGCAGCAGCCCACTCACTGTTACTCTTGATGCATCACAATCAATCGATTACGATCAAGATGACTTGGACTATGTATGGAAAATAGGGGAAGAAGAATTTGAATCTCCCTCAATCACCTACACCTTCGAAGAAAATGGTATCTATTACCCCCGGTTGACACTCCGAGACCCCGCAGGCCACACGCTGATGGAACAGTTCAAAATAGAAGTAGGAAATGATGCTCCGCATATAGACATAGCTATCCAAGGCAACCAGACTTTCTACTGGCCCAACCGCCCCATCCGATATGAAGTCACTGTCACCGATCCACAAGATGGTCAATCTGGAAAAGAAATCGCACGTGATGAGATCAACTTCGACATCCTATACATGGATGGTTTTGACCAAGCACAGGTTCTAGGACATCAGATGCCTGTCACCAGCGGAGAGACGCTAATCAGCAAATCAGACTGTATGTCTTGCCACAAAATCGACGGAGTATCCGTAGGCCCTTCATTCGTCGAGGTAGCCCAGCGCTACAAAAATGACGACAATGCCATGGACTACCTGGGGGCAAAGATCATCAAAGGAGGGAGCGGTGCCTGGGGAGATCATTCTATGTCTGCTCATCCGGACTTCACCCAAGAAGAAGTACAAAGTATGGTGGAATACGTCCTCTCATTGGGCGAAGCTCCAAAAGAAAAAAAGGCTCTGAAGGGCACTTTTGAAGCAGATCCCATTGAAAACAAAAAAACCATCGTACTGAGTGCTCAATACACCGACCGTGGAGCAAAAGGACTCTCTCCAATCGCGAAAACACTGTCTGTGCCTCTCCAGTCCAATCTCATGAAAGCCAGTAAGGCTGACAGCCTGCATGAGGCCCAAATGAATAACAAAGGGATACATCGCATCTACGATCAAGGCTTTGTACGATACAAAGACATAGACTTGACTGACATTGAAGCAATTGTATTCCAAAGCAAAAAAATCACCGCTCTGCCTGTCACCCTATCCGTCAGACTAGGGTCGGCTACAGGCCCAGAAATTGGAACTATGTCTTTCGATACGGACCCAATGCAGCAGCTCACAATCCAGCCTACGACTGGCAAACAAGATCTATACATGGTCTTCAATAGTAGCGACAAAGAGAATAATTTATTACAAATTCGAACCCTAAAATTCATACCCAATGACTGA
- a CDS encoding RND family transporter translates to MINKKSSILSLVITFVLVVSLGSQLIHLRFNNDLDAFFPLDDPDLIYYKSFTEKFGHDNDYILLALSNKAGLFQPDFLQRTDSLINALEDLSGTQKVISLVNLKKLVKSPMGYLELPYLHLDNPDLLAKDSAKIYKEPQVRDQFISEHSESIKIIVSHRKFEQKKQSDIYVTQLYGTVDNYRFDKVRLAGRPIGERAYVWAVQEDFTFFLIFSGITILVMLIIFIRRPSMVAASLLISLLSVVMTLSFMTLVGKEIDILSTLIPSILLVVSMSDIIHLFAHAQEEATLGTPLPQAINTAVKKVGFATLLTSLTTAVGFITLISVRVQPIIDLGMYSAVGIMFAFGLTYLLFPQLMFLIRPKLKRKKSNKVLKSVLMTLHTWVIHRPQTIIISFGIAFVLVIVGISKIEINAYLIDDLPKNDPVKEDFSYFDANYGGTKPFTMSLWTPDSATIYSKKVITLIDSIEQVAHQTLNANNLISPATLVKSIHQMQHSGLAKNYRLPQTDRDWSRVFQMIEKGKIEERFFKVTDGNLAQISGFSKDFGTKDATERSKVFSQKIDQWLDKSTLDYRITGSSQLIEKSHATLSMNLMKGLFGAVIIVSMIAGYMFKSWRMILITLIPNLFPILAIAAVMGFFGIPINLGTSIIFAISFGIVVDDTIHFLSKMREERIAGKSMHTAIQRTILATGEPIIITTIILTSGFAVFCFSQFAATFNTGLFVSVSFLVALIADLTLLPVLILKFLPSKKLK, encoded by the coding sequence ATGATCAATAAAAAGTCCTCTATTCTCTCCCTTGTCATCACCTTTGTATTGGTTGTCTCTCTTGGGAGCCAGTTGATTCACCTCCGATTCAACAACGACCTAGACGCCTTCTTTCCACTGGATGATCCAGACCTGATCTATTACAAGTCCTTCACCGAGAAATTTGGGCACGACAATGACTACATCCTCCTTGCCCTTTCCAACAAAGCGGGACTATTCCAACCGGACTTCCTACAACGTACCGATTCGCTCATAAATGCCCTCGAAGATCTCTCAGGTACACAAAAAGTCATCTCGCTCGTCAACCTCAAAAAACTGGTCAAAAGTCCCATGGGCTATCTCGAACTACCCTACCTACACCTTGACAATCCTGACCTGCTCGCCAAGGACAGTGCCAAGATCTACAAAGAACCGCAAGTCCGTGACCAGTTCATCTCCGAACATTCAGAAAGCATCAAAATCATCGTCAGCCACCGCAAATTTGAGCAAAAAAAACAGTCTGACATCTACGTTACTCAACTCTACGGTACCGTCGACAATTACCGCTTTGACAAAGTCAGACTAGCAGGACGTCCCATTGGAGAGCGTGCCTACGTTTGGGCTGTGCAGGAGGATTTCACTTTCTTTCTCATTTTTAGTGGTATCACGATTTTGGTTATGCTCATCATTTTCATTCGTCGACCAAGTATGGTGGCAGCATCCCTACTCATCTCACTACTCTCAGTCGTCATGACACTCAGTTTCATGACTCTAGTTGGGAAAGAAATCGACATCCTCTCCACACTGATTCCATCTATACTCCTTGTGGTCTCAATGTCCGACATCATCCATCTTTTCGCCCATGCGCAAGAAGAAGCCACACTTGGAACACCCCTTCCGCAGGCCATCAACACAGCGGTCAAAAAAGTAGGATTCGCGACCCTACTCACCTCACTCACCACTGCAGTGGGGTTCATCACTTTGATCTCTGTACGTGTCCAACCGATCATAGACTTAGGCATGTATAGTGCTGTTGGAATCATGTTTGCCTTTGGATTAACCTACTTGCTATTCCCTCAATTGATGTTCCTCATTCGGCCCAAACTCAAGCGCAAGAAGTCCAACAAAGTGCTCAAGTCCGTCCTCATGACACTCCACACTTGGGTGATCCATCGCCCACAGACCATCATTATTTCGTTTGGTATAGCATTTGTCTTGGTGATTGTCGGCATTTCAAAAATAGAGATCAACGCCTACCTCATCGACGACTTGCCCAAAAACGACCCTGTCAAAGAAGACTTTAGCTATTTCGATGCAAACTACGGAGGCACCAAGCCCTTTACGATGAGTCTCTGGACACCAGACAGTGCCACCATCTATTCCAAAAAAGTCATCACGCTCATCGATTCTATCGAACAGGTTGCTCACCAGACTCTCAATGCCAACAACCTGATTTCTCCCGCTACATTGGTCAAATCCATCCACCAGATGCAACACAGCGGATTGGCCAAGAACTACCGTTTGCCTCAAACCGATCGAGACTGGTCACGTGTCTTTCAGATGATCGAAAAAGGAAAAATCGAAGAGCGGTTTTTCAAAGTTACAGATGGCAACTTGGCTCAAATCAGTGGCTTCTCTAAGGACTTTGGTACCAAGGATGCTACCGAGCGCAGTAAGGTCTTCTCTCAAAAAATCGACCAATGGCTTGACAAATCAACGCTTGATTACCGCATCACAGGTTCGTCACAACTCATTGAAAAAAGCCATGCAACACTCTCTATGAACTTGATGAAAGGACTCTTCGGTGCAGTCATCATCGTCAGTATGATCGCTGGATACATGTTCAAATCTTGGCGTATGATCTTAATCACCCTCATCCCTAACCTTTTCCCTATCTTGGCCATAGCTGCCGTGATGGGCTTCTTTGGCATCCCTATCAACCTCGGCACATCGATCATTTTTGCCATCTCGTTTGGAATCGTGGTAGACGACACCATCCATTTCTTGAGCAAAATGCGTGAAGAGCGCATCGCTGGCAAGTCCATGCATACTGCCATTCAACGTACGATTTTAGCAACCGGCGAACCCATCATCATTACCACCATCATTCTGACTTCTGGCTTTGCAGTATTTTGCTTTTCGCAATTTGCAGCCACGTTCAATACAGGTCTTTTTGTCAGTGTATCTTTTCTTGTTGCATTGATCGCTGACTTGACACTACTCCCAGTTCTTATTCTCAAATTCCTTCCTTCCAAAAAACTCAAGTAA
- a CDS encoding thymidylate synthase, translating to MKQYQELMRRIMNEGVQKGDRTGTGTKSVFGHQMRFDLSEGFPLVTTKKLHLRSIIHELLWFLKGDDNIDYLKANGVSIWDEWADENGKLGPVYGVQWRSWPTSDGQTIDQISQLIHDIKTNPNSRRLIVSAWNVADVPQMALPPCHAFFQFYVAEGKLSCQLYQRSADVFLGVPFNIASYALLTMMVAQVCDLEPGDFVHTLGDAHLYSNHMEQTELQLSRECRPLPTMTINPDVKDIFDFKFEDFELTNYDPHPHIKGAVAV from the coding sequence ATGAAGCAATACCAGGAACTGATGCGAAGGATAATGAATGAAGGGGTACAGAAGGGAGACCGTACCGGTACCGGTACCAAAAGTGTATTTGGGCATCAGATGCGTTTTGATTTGTCAGAAGGCTTTCCGCTTGTGACCACCAAAAAGCTGCACTTGCGCTCGATTATTCATGAGTTGTTGTGGTTTTTGAAAGGAGATGATAACATCGACTATCTCAAGGCTAATGGCGTATCGATATGGGACGAATGGGCAGACGAAAACGGTAAACTGGGTCCGGTGTACGGAGTGCAGTGGCGCAGTTGGCCCACAAGTGATGGACAGACTATAGATCAGATCTCACAGTTGATCCATGATATCAAGACCAATCCAAATTCGCGACGTTTGATCGTGAGTGCTTGGAATGTGGCGGATGTGCCTCAGATGGCTTTACCTCCTTGTCATGCTTTTTTTCAGTTTTATGTAGCAGAAGGCAAGTTGAGTTGTCAATTATACCAGCGTAGTGCAGACGTGTTTTTGGGTGTCCCTTTCAATATTGCATCGTATGCTCTCTTGACTATGATGGTCGCACAAGTTTGTGATTTGGAACCAGGTGATTTTGTCCACACTCTTGGTGATGCACATTTGTATTCCAATCATATGGAACAGACCGAATTGCAGCTGTCTCGTGAGTGTAGACCGCTTCCTACGATGACTATCAATCCAGACGTGAAGGATATATTTGATTTCAAATTTGAGGATTTTGAGTTGACGAACTACGACCCGCACCCACACATCAAAGGCGCTGTAGCTGTATAG